In Carya illinoinensis cultivar Pawnee chromosome 10, C.illinoinensisPawnee_v1, whole genome shotgun sequence, one DNA window encodes the following:
- the LOC122278052 gene encoding uncharacterized protein LOC122278052 yields the protein MKNTIRCCISCILPCGALDVIRIVHCNGHVEEISGTIRASEIMKAYPKHVLKKPSSSSDEGCVPKIVIVPPDAELRRGKIYFLMPVPSNPEKNRSRSSSTRKKRRSEPNNNPNNATSMTKPLISDQYLSEILSDQKLSTQRDRSRRDRVGVWRPHLESICESPSDHV from the coding sequence ATGAAAAACACCATTAGATGCTGCATCTCTTGCATTCTACCATGTGGAGCTCTCGACGTAATTCGCATAGTACACTGCAATGGCCACGTGGAAGAGATCAGCGGGACAATCCGAGCCAGCGAGATTATGAAGGCCTACCCTAAGCACGTCCTAAAGAAACCCTCTTCTTCATCAGACGAGGGTTGTGTACCAAAGATTGTGATAGTCCCCCCGGACGCAGAGCTTCGACGCGGAAAGATATACTTCCTCATGCCGGTACCTTCAAACCCGGAAAAAAATCGATCGAGATCATCATCCacgagaaagaaaagaagatcagAGCCCAATAACAACCCCAACAACGCTACGTCAATGACAAAACCATTGATATCGGATCAGTACTTGAGTGAAATACTCTCGGATCAGAAGCTTTCCACGCAAAGGGATCGCAGCAGGCGAGACCGTGTTGGGGTATGGAGGCCTCACTTAGAGAGCATTTGTGAGTCACCAAGTGATCATGTTTGA